The nucleotide window TGAATTAAATATTAAAAAATATTTTGCAAAGCAAACACCAGTTTCAAAAGCAAATTATATAAAAGAGTTAAAAAAAGAGAATAAGATAGTTGTGATGGTTGGAGATGGAGTAAATGATAGTGTTGCTTTATCAAATGCAGATGTTGCAATTGCAATGGGAAATTCAGCTGATATTTCACTTGCTGTTTCTGATATAGTTTTATTAAATTCAACGCTAAATTCTTTGAAGGATGCATTTGTTATTTCAAATAAAACATATAAATATATTAAACAAAATTTATCTTTATCAATAGTTTATAATATGATTACAATACCTTTAGCAATGGCTGGTCTAGTTATTCCTTTAGTGGCTGCTTTATCAATGAGTTTAAGTTCATTAATGGTTGTATTAAATTCACTTAGAATAAAGATGAAATAGGAGTTTTAAAATGATAAATGATACACTTTTTTTTATGTTGATTGTTGGAATTATAATCTCAGCAGGATTATTACTTCTTTTTGTTTGGGCTGCAAAAACAGGTCAATTTGATGATGCTAATAAGATGTTAAATGGTCTTTTATATGATAGTGTTGATGATTTAAACGATGCAATAAAAAAAGAGAAGAATTTAAAAGAAGCTAAAGAAGAAAAACTTCAAAGTGAAAAGAAAAAAGAGGAAAAGAAAGAAGAATAAAGAGTCTTTATTCTTCTAAAAAATTATTTACCGATATATTCAGCTAAAGCTTTGATGTCAGCGTCAGAAAGTTTCATTACTTGACCTTTCATGATACCTTTCATTGGTCCACCATAAGTTCCATCTTTATAACCATGTAATGCTTTTTCAACATCAGCTTTTGCTAAGTTTGCTGGAACATGACTTTTACTTTGAGTAGTAATGTTGATTTCACCTTTTGCTCCATGACATGCTTTACAAGTATTGTAAGCTGCAGGTGCATCTGCTAACGCTAAAGTAGCAACAGCTAATGTTGCAAGAACGATTTTTTTCATTTTATCTCCTTAAATTTAAGAAAAATATTTTAGCTTTTTTTTCTTTTTTTATGCTTAATATTTTCTTTTTTTATTAAATATTCAGTATAAGTTTTACCTATTATTGTATAAAAAAAGTGAAATGCACAAAAACTCTTTGTAGAGGGAAGATAAAGCTATTTTTTAATATAGTAATAAATTAAATTAAAAGGTAAAAAGTTGAATAAAGATTTAGTTTTAAATATAAATAATTTAATATTTTATTATAAAAAAGAAAACCCAATTTACAAAGATTTTTCATTGAAATTAAAAAAAGGTGAATTAGTTACAATTTTTGGAAAAAGTGGAACAGGAAAAACTACTCTTTTTGAATTAATTTACGGAAATTTAAAACCAATAAGTGGAACTATTGAAAAATCAAATATTGCAATGATTTTTCAAGATCCTTTTAACTCTTTTCATCCAACTTACTCAATTTTAGAGCAGATAAAAGATGTAGTAAAAAGAGATTTTTATAAAGAATTAGATGAACTTTTACCAAAGTTAAGTTTACAAAAAGAGTTGTTAGATAAAAAAACATATCAATTAAGTGGAGGTCAACTTCAAAGATGTTCAATTTTAAGAGCACTTTTGATGAAACCAGATTTACTTTTAGTTGATGAACCAACATCTGCACTTGATAATATAATAGCTTACGATGTGATGAAATTATTGATTACATTATTAGATAAATGTGCTATTTTGTTAATAACTCATGATTTAGATATGGCAAAATGGTGTAGTGATAAAATTATAAGGTTAGAAGAAAATGCAAAAAAATAAAAAGGCTTTAGTTCTATTAAATATGGGTGGAGCTAGAAATAAAGATGAATTAAAAATGTTTTTAACAAATATGTTTAATGATGAAAATATATTAACTATAAATATAGATTTTATAAGAAGTATTATTGCAAATTTTATAGTAAAAAAAAGACTTGATAGTGCTTGGGAAAATTATGAAAAAATTGGTAATGCTTCACCAATTAATCCATTAACTGAAAAATTAGTAGATAAATGTAATGAAAAAATAGAAGAGTTTAAAACATATCAAGCTATGCGTTATACTCCTCCATTTGCAAATGATGTTCTAGAGCAAATAAAAAAAGATGGAATAAATGAAATTTTATTATTTCCTTTATATGCACAATTTTCAACTACTACAACAAAATCGTCAGTTCAAGATTTTATAGGAAATATCCCATATGAGGGATTTACTGTAAAATATATAGAAGAATTTTATAAAAATGATAAATTTAATGATTGTATTGTAAATGAAGTAATTAGAAATATTGATGACAAAAAAGAGTATAATTTGATATTTTCTGCACATGGATTACCACAAAAAATTGTTAAAAAAGGTGATCCTTATGAAGAGCAGATGAATGAACATGTGGAAATTTTATCAAAAAAATTAGATGAAAAGGGAATAAAATTTAAATCAATTAATTTAGCATATCAATCAAAAGTTGGACCTTTAAAATGGCTTGAACCATCACTTGAAGATATGTTAAAAAATTTTAAAGATGAAAATGTAATTATTTATCCAATTTCATTTATTGTTGATAATTCTGAAACAGATTTTGAACTTGATATTGAATATAGAGAAATTGCTCATAAATTAGGAATTAGTGAATATAAAGTATGCCGTTGTGTAAATGATAGTGATGAATTTATTGAAGCAATAAAGGATATTATTAAAAACTAAGGAGTTAATATGGAAAATCAGGTTTTATTGGATATAACAAAAAAATCTATTGAAAAGAAGTTTGATTCAAATATAAAGATTGATAAAACAAAACTTTTAACTGATTTTCCAGAACTGAAAGAAAATGGTGCAACTTTTGTAACATTGACTTTGGATGGGCAACTTAGAGGTTGTATTGGTTCACTTCAAGCATATAGACCACTTTTAGATGATTTGATTTCAAATGCCTTAGCAGCTGCTTTTGAAGACCCAAGATTTTATGAATTAACGCCCTTAGAGTTTAAAAAAGTAAAAATTGAAATCTCTATATTATCAACGCCAGTTGAAGTGATTTATACAAATATAAAAGATTTAAAATCAAAAATCAAACCAAATATTCATGGTGTAATTTTACAAAAAGATGGAAGAAGAAGTACTTTCTTACCACAAGTTTGGGAACAACTCCCAACTTTTGAAGAGTTTTTCTCACATCTTTGTTATAAAGGAAGTTTTGAAATAAATTGTTTGGAGTTTC belongs to Arcobacter defluvii and includes:
- the hemH gene encoding ferrochelatase; the protein is MQKNKKALVLLNMGGARNKDELKMFLTNMFNDENILTINIDFIRSIIANFIVKKRLDSAWENYEKIGNASPINPLTEKLVDKCNEKIEEFKTYQAMRYTPPFANDVLEQIKKDGINEILLFPLYAQFSTTTTKSSVQDFIGNIPYEGFTVKYIEEFYKNDKFNDCIVNEVIRNIDDKKEYNLIFSAHGLPQKIVKKGDPYEEQMNEHVEILSKKLDEKGIKFKSINLAYQSKVGPLKWLEPSLEDMLKNFKDENVIIYPISFIVDNSETDFELDIEYREIAHKLGISEYKVCRCVNDSDEFIEAIKDIIKN
- a CDS encoding c-type cytochrome, yielding MKKIVLATLAVATLALADAPAAYNTCKACHGAKGEINITTQSKSHVPANLAKADVEKALHGYKDGTYGGPMKGIMKGQVMKLSDADIKALAEYIGK
- the amrA gene encoding AmmeMemoRadiSam system protein A, translated to MENQVLLDITKKSIEKKFDSNIKIDKTKLLTDFPELKENGATFVTLTLDGQLRGCIGSLQAYRPLLDDLISNALAAAFEDPRFYELTPLEFKKVKIEISILSTPVEVIYTNIKDLKSKIKPNIHGVILQKDGRRSTFLPQVWEQLPTFEEFFSHLCYKGSFEINCLEFHPQIFTYEVKKIK
- a CDS encoding ATP-binding cassette domain-containing protein, coding for MNKDLVLNINNLIFYYKKENPIYKDFSLKLKKGELVTIFGKSGTGKTTLFELIYGNLKPISGTIEKSNIAMIFQDPFNSFHPTYSILEQIKDVVKRDFYKELDELLPKLSLQKELLDKKTYQLSGGQLQRCSILRALLMKPDLLLVDEPTSALDNIIAYDVMKLLITLLDKCAILLITHDLDMAKWCSDKIIRLEENAKK
- the ccoS gene encoding cbb3-type cytochrome oxidase assembly protein CcoS gives rise to the protein MINDTLFFMLIVGIIISAGLLLLFVWAAKTGQFDDANKMLNGLLYDSVDDLNDAIKKEKNLKEAKEEKLQSEKKKEEKKEE